In a genomic window of Gossypium arboreum isolate Shixiya-1 chromosome 9, ASM2569848v2, whole genome shotgun sequence:
- the LOC108454722 gene encoding gibberellin 20 oxidase 1-B-like — MSLSVLMDSGSPTILLHPSIEPRDETGGVLFDPSKLQNQSSLPSEFIWPCGDLVHTQEELNEPLIDLGGFIKGDEEATAHAVGLVKTACSKHGFFQVTNHGVDSNLIQAAYQEIDAVFKLPLNKKLSFQRKPGGFSGYSAAHADRFSAKLPWKETFSFGYQGLNSDPSVVHYFSSALGEDFEQTGWIYQKYCEKMSELSLVIFELLAISLGIDRLHYRKFFEDGNSIMRCNYYPPCNNSGLTLGTGPHSDPTSLTILHQDQVGGLEVFNNNKWYAVRPRQDAFVINIGDTFMALCNGRYKSCLHRAVVNKERERRSLVYFVCPKEDKIVRPPQDLMCRSGGPRVYPDFTWSDLLDFTQNHYRADVATLQSFFPWLLSSNPTSNF, encoded by the exons ATGTCTCTCTCAGTCTTAATGGACTCAGGTTCTCCAACCATTCTTTTACATCCATCCATAGAACCAAGAGATGAGACGGGTGGTGTCCTTTTTGACCCATCCAAGTTGCAAAACCAATCAAGTTTACCCTCAGAGTTCATATGGCCATGTGGGGACTTGGTTCACACCCAAGAAGAGCTTAACGAACCATTGATAGACTTGGGCGGGTTCATCAAAGGAGACGAAGAAGCTACTGCACATGCAGTGGGCCTTGTTAAGACTGCCTGTTCTAAACATGGTTTCTTCCAAGTTACAAACCATGGTGTTGATTCAAACCTTATCCAAGCTGCTTACCAAGAGATTGATGCTGTGTTTAAGTTACCCCTTAACAAGAAGCTAAGTTTCCAAAGAAAGCCTGGTGGTTTTTCAGGGTATTCTGCTGCCCATGCTGACCGGTTTTCCGCTAAGTTGCCATGGAAGGAAACATTTTCTTTTGGCTACCAAGGACTTAACTCCGATCCTTCTGTGGTTCATTATTTCAGCTCTGCCTTGGGGGAAGATTTTGAGCAAACCGG GTGGATTTACCAAAAGTATTGTGAAAAGATGAGTGAGCTGTCGCTAGTGATATTCGAACTGTTGGCAATCAGCTTGGGGATAGATCGTTTACACTACAGAAAATTTTTCGAAGATGGGAATTCAATAATGAGGTGTAATTACTATCCCCCATGCAATAATTCTGGCCTCACCCTTGGCACTGGCCCTCACTCTGATCCTACTTCCTTAACAATTCTTCACCAAGATCAAGTGGGAGGGCTCGAAGTTTTCAACAATAACAAATGGTATGCTGTTCGACCTCGACAAGATGCCTTTGTCATTAACATTGGTGATACTTTCATG GCATTATGTAACGGAAGATACAAGAGTTGCCTGCATAGAGCAGTGGTGAACAAGGAGAGGGAGAGGAGATCATTGGTATACTTTGTGTGCCCAAAAGAAGACAAAATAGTGAGACCCCCACAAGATCTAATGTGCAGATCAGGAGGGCCAAGAGTGTATCCTGATTTCACATGGTCTGATTTGTTGGACTTCACTCAAAATCACTATAGAGCTGACGTTGCTACACTCCAAAGCTTCTTCCCTTGGCTCCTTTCTTCTAACCCTACTTCCAACTTCTAG